From the genome of Natronolimnobius baerhuensis:
TCGGCCACCCGTCGCCACGTCTCGTACTTGTCCGGATGATCGTACCGGCGGACCTCGAGGTGGCTTCTCGAGGGCTGGAGGTACTGCCCGAGCGTGACGATGTCGACGCCGCGCTCGCGACAGTCCGCCAACGTCTGGTAGACCTCGTGGTCGTACTCGCCGTGGCCGAGCATGATCGACGTTTTCGTGTAAATGTCGGATTCGCGTTCGACCTGCTCGAGCACCCCGAGACTTTGATCGTACCCCGCACGTCGGTCTCGAACCGGGAACTGCAGGCGTTCGACGGTCTCGACATTGTGCGCGATGACGTCCGGGTCGGCGTCGATGATTTTTCGGACGAGGCGCTCCTCACCCTGGAAGTCCGGGATGAGTACCTCGACGAGAATCCCCGGATGTCTGGCTTTGATCTCGCGGATCGTCTCGGCGAAGTGACCAGCCCCCTGATCCGGCAGGTCGTCCCGGTCGACCGACGTCAGAACGACGTAATCGAGTCCGATTTCGGCGACCGCCTCGGCGACGTTTGCGGGTTCATCCGGGTCCAACGGCTCCATTCCGCCCGTTTCGACGTCACAGAAGTTACAGCCTCGAGAGCACCGATCACCCATAAGCATGAACGTCGCGGTGCCGCCGTCGCCGTCGCCGGTTCCGTCGCCACCGGACCAACACTCGCCCAAATTCGGGCAGTTGGCTTCCTCACAGACGGTGTGGAGATTCCGCTCGCGCAGCGTCTCACGAATGTCGGCGAACTCTCGGCCCGACGGTGGGCGCATCTTCAGCCACTCGGGCTTTCGAGCGCTGCTCATATCTTTCCTGTCGGGGCGGGACGGAAAAGTCGTTTCGTCACCGCACGCACGCGGGCAGCACTCATATGACGTATTCACAATAAGTCAGGTAAATTTATATCTATCAGCCATACTTGTGGTTAGGAATGTTCGATCTCGAGCGCGACGAGATCACCAGCGGGTCGATTCCACGGACGCTCGCCGTGCTTGCCGCGCCACTGTTCGTCCAGAACCTCGTGCAAGTCCTCCAGCAGGTCATCGACACCCTCTGGCTCGGCCGCCACAGCCTCG
Proteins encoded in this window:
- the lipA gene encoding lipoyl synthase, with the protein product MSSARKPEWLKMRPPSGREFADIRETLRERNLHTVCEEANCPNLGECWSGGDGTGDGDGGTATFMLMGDRCSRGCNFCDVETGGMEPLDPDEPANVAEAVAEIGLDYVVLTSVDRDDLPDQGAGHFAETIREIKARHPGILVEVLIPDFQGEERLVRKIIDADPDVIAHNVETVERLQFPVRDRRAGYDQSLGVLEQVERESDIYTKTSIMLGHGEYDHEVYQTLADCRERGVDIVTLGQYLQPSRSHLEVRRYDHPDKYETWRRVAEDELGFLYCASGPMVRSSYKAGELFVDAVLREGKSVTEARTVARAE